In a genomic window of Streptomyces pristinaespiralis:
- a CDS encoding sugar ABC transporter substrate-binding protein — MPRNNRVLTTSVRVAACTAAATLALAACGSGAQGGSDGGRVKVGLITKTDTNPFFVKMKEGAEQAAKESGLELVSAAGKFDGDNAGQVTAIENMVNSGVKGILITPNDSKAIVPALEKARAKGVLVIALDSPTDPQDATDALYATDNVKAGELIGQYAKAAMAGRKAQIATLDLAPGVAVGVQRHEGFLKGFGVPETDPSIVCSQDTGGDQAKGQTAMENCLQKAPGINVVYTINEPAALGAYTALKAKGLEKKVLVVSVDGGCTGTKAVKEGKIAATSQQYPLKMASLGVKAVADFAEDGKKASGYTDTGVTLITDRAQTGVDAEDTAYGLENCWG; from the coding sequence ATGCCCCGTAACAACCGTGTCCTTACGACCTCGGTCAGGGTCGCAGCCTGCACCGCCGCCGCGACCCTGGCGCTGGCGGCCTGCGGCTCCGGCGCACAGGGCGGCTCCGACGGTGGCCGCGTGAAGGTCGGCCTGATCACCAAGACGGACACCAACCCCTTCTTCGTGAAGATGAAGGAGGGCGCCGAGCAGGCCGCGAAGGAGAGCGGCCTCGAACTGGTCAGCGCCGCCGGGAAGTTCGACGGGGACAACGCGGGCCAGGTCACCGCGATCGAGAACATGGTCAATTCCGGTGTGAAGGGCATCCTCATCACCCCCAACGACTCCAAAGCGATCGTGCCCGCGCTCGAGAAGGCCCGCGCCAAGGGCGTACTGGTCATCGCGCTGGACAGCCCGACCGATCCCCAGGACGCCACCGACGCCCTGTACGCCACCGACAACGTCAAGGCCGGCGAGCTCATCGGTCAGTACGCGAAGGCGGCCATGGCCGGCAGGAAGGCGCAGATCGCCACCCTCGACCTCGCACCCGGAGTCGCCGTCGGCGTGCAGCGGCACGAGGGCTTCCTCAAGGGCTTCGGCGTTCCCGAGACGGACCCGTCGATCGTGTGCAGCCAGGACACCGGCGGCGACCAGGCCAAGGGCCAGACCGCCATGGAGAACTGCCTCCAGAAGGCGCCCGGTATCAACGTCGTCTACACGATCAACGAACCGGCCGCGCTGGGCGCCTACACGGCGCTGAAGGCCAAGGGCCTGGAGAAGAAGGTGCTCGTCGTCTCCGTCGACGGGGGCTGCACCGGCACCAAGGCCGTCAAGGAAGGCAAGATCGCCGCCACCTCCCAGCAGTACCCGCTCAAGATGGCGTCCCTCGGCGTCAAGGCCGTCGCGGACTTCGCCGAGGACGGCAAGAAGGCGTCCGGTTACACCGACACCGGCGTCACCCTGATCACCGACCGGGCGCAGACGGGGGTCGACGCCGAGGACACCGCGTACGGCCTGGAGAACTGCTGGGGCTGA
- a CDS encoding ABC transporter permease, protein MTATTTPYDQLRGPTTVRRLISAPTAGPLAALVLACLFFSLTTEQFLSGGNFSLIVQQVMVVGTLAIGQTLIILTAGIDLSCGAVMAFGSIVIARTAADGTLSPLAAIALGLVVCGGFGLLNGLLVQMIPLPPFIVTLGMLNVAFALTHIYSAEQTVTDLPAPLTALGETFPLGGTDITYGSLVTIALFLAFAYALSSTSWGRHVYALGNSPESARLNGIRTSRLTIGIYTLAGLVYGVAALLLVSRTGVGDPQAGQTDNLDSITAVVLGGTSLFGGRGAVLGTFIGVLIVGVFRNGLQLMGVASIYQTLITGILVILAVTVDQISRKKAR, encoded by the coding sequence ATGACTGCCACGACCACGCCCTACGACCAGCTGAGAGGACCGACCACGGTCCGCCGGCTGATCTCCGCACCCACCGCGGGCCCACTGGCCGCACTCGTGCTCGCCTGTCTCTTCTTCTCGCTGACCACCGAGCAGTTCCTGTCCGGCGGAAACTTCTCCCTGATCGTCCAGCAGGTGATGGTCGTGGGCACCCTCGCCATCGGCCAGACCCTCATCATCCTGACCGCCGGAATCGACCTCTCCTGCGGTGCCGTCATGGCGTTCGGCAGCATCGTCATCGCCAGGACGGCAGCTGACGGAACGCTTTCCCCGCTCGCCGCGATCGCCCTCGGACTGGTGGTCTGCGGCGGCTTCGGCCTCCTCAACGGCCTGCTCGTGCAGATGATCCCGCTGCCGCCGTTCATCGTGACACTGGGCATGCTCAACGTGGCGTTCGCGCTGACGCACATCTACTCCGCCGAGCAGACGGTGACCGACCTGCCCGCGCCGCTCACCGCCCTCGGCGAGACCTTCCCGCTGGGCGGGACCGACATCACCTACGGCTCCCTCGTCACCATCGCCCTGTTCCTTGCCTTCGCCTACGCGCTCAGCAGCACCTCATGGGGCCGCCACGTCTACGCCCTGGGCAACAGCCCGGAGAGCGCGCGACTGAACGGCATCCGCACGTCCCGGCTGACCATCGGCATCTACACGCTCGCCGGGCTCGTCTACGGAGTCGCGGCACTGCTGCTCGTCTCCCGTACCGGCGTGGGCGATCCGCAGGCCGGACAGACCGACAATCTCGACAGCATCACCGCCGTCGTCCTCGGCGGGACGAGCCTCTTCGGCGGCCGGGGAGCCGTCCTCGGCACCTTCATCGGCGTGCTGATCGTCGGCGTCTTCCGCAACGGGCTCCAGCTGATGGGCGTCGCGTCGATCTACCAGACGCTGATCACCGGCATCCTCGTCATCCTCGCCGTGACCGTCGACCAGATCTCCAGGAAGAAGGCGCGATGA
- a CDS encoding ATP-binding cassette domain-containing protein translates to MSTDTSATPVLQARGLVKRYGHVTAVDGADFDLMPGEVLAVIGDNGAGKTSLIKALTGAIVPDEGEIRLHGKPIRFSGPQSAREHGIETVYQDLAVAASMDIASNMFLGRELRRPGVLGSAFRLLDKKRMREEAAAHMADLKIGLRSLTQAVETLSGGQRQAVAVARAVAWAKSVVVMDEPTAALGVRESGQVLDLIRRVRDKGMPVVLISHNMPHVFEIADRIHVHRLGRREALIKPSDHSMAEVVAIMTGALTVRSDGGTVVTDADAARAAGVSAH, encoded by the coding sequence ATGAGCACCGACACGTCCGCGACCCCCGTCCTCCAGGCCCGCGGCCTCGTCAAGAGGTACGGCCACGTGACCGCCGTCGACGGCGCCGACTTCGACCTCATGCCCGGCGAGGTCCTCGCCGTCATCGGCGACAACGGAGCCGGCAAGACCAGCCTCATCAAGGCGCTGACCGGTGCGATCGTCCCCGACGAGGGCGAGATCAGACTGCACGGGAAGCCCATCCGCTTCAGCGGCCCGCAGAGCGCACGCGAGCACGGCATCGAGACAGTCTACCAGGACCTCGCCGTCGCGGCCTCCATGGACATCGCCTCCAACATGTTCCTCGGGCGCGAACTGCGCCGCCCCGGCGTGCTCGGCAGCGCCTTCCGCCTTCTCGACAAGAAGCGGATGAGGGAAGAGGCCGCCGCCCACATGGCCGATTTGAAGATCGGGCTGCGGTCGCTCACCCAGGCGGTGGAGACCCTCTCCGGCGGCCAGCGCCAGGCGGTGGCCGTCGCCCGCGCCGTGGCCTGGGCGAAGAGCGTCGTCGTGATGGACGAGCCCACAGCGGCGCTGGGCGTCAGGGAGTCGGGACAGGTGCTCGACCTCATCCGCCGGGTCCGCGACAAGGGCATGCCCGTCGTCCTGATCAGTCACAACATGCCGCACGTGTTCGAGATCGCCGACCGGATCCATGTCCACCGGCTCGGGCGGCGCGAGGCACTGATCAAGCCCTCCGACCACTCCATGGCCGAGGTGGTCGCCATCATGACCGGGGCGCTCACGGTGAGGAGCGACGGAGGTACCGTCGTCACCGACGCCGACGCCGCAAGGGCGGCAGGCGTGTCAGCCCACTGA
- a CDS encoding LacI family DNA-binding transcriptional regulator, with amino-acid sequence MAATRRPTLADVAREVGVSAKTVSRVLNEDGPSSPQTRERVLAAVAKLGFQPNLMARNIRVGGPDTTVGLVVPDLGNPFFGTVAGGMEDVVRGRGLTLLMGSSAEDPERERVLTETFLARRVSILMVVPAFGADHRYLKVPRAAGLPVVFIDRPGVGLSTDCVVSSNRAGVHDGVSHLAAQGHRRIGFIGDLPAKLYTRRERLAGYTSALEEAGLPYDRALVTGAHGQETAAAATTKLLALADPPTALFAGNNIVAMGVVAQLTRAGRKDVALVAFDDLPLAEVLEPALTVVAQDPAAIGEAAARTALARLDGDRSRARTVTVPTRLVVRASSRPPRRGRTPAEAGS; translated from the coding sequence ATGGCCGCGACCCGCCGCCCCACACTGGCCGACGTCGCCCGAGAGGTGGGCGTCAGCGCCAAGACGGTCTCCCGGGTGCTCAACGAGGACGGTCCGAGCTCCCCGCAGACCCGGGAGCGCGTCCTCGCGGCGGTGGCCAAACTCGGGTTCCAGCCCAACCTGATGGCGCGGAACATCCGCGTGGGAGGCCCCGACACCACCGTGGGCCTGGTGGTGCCCGACCTGGGCAACCCGTTCTTCGGGACGGTCGCCGGCGGTATGGAGGACGTGGTGCGCGGCCGCGGACTGACGCTGCTCATGGGCTCGTCCGCCGAAGATCCCGAACGGGAACGGGTGCTGACCGAGACCTTCCTGGCCCGCCGGGTCAGCATCCTGATGGTGGTCCCCGCGTTCGGCGCCGATCACCGCTACCTCAAGGTGCCGCGGGCGGCCGGCCTGCCGGTGGTGTTCATCGACCGCCCCGGCGTCGGCCTGTCCACCGACTGCGTCGTGAGCTCCAACCGGGCCGGTGTCCACGACGGCGTCTCGCATCTCGCCGCGCAAGGCCACCGGCGCATCGGGTTCATCGGTGACCTGCCCGCGAAGCTCTACACCCGGCGTGAGCGGCTCGCCGGCTACACATCGGCGCTGGAGGAGGCGGGACTGCCCTACGACCGCGCCCTGGTGACCGGCGCCCACGGCCAGGAGACCGCCGCCGCCGCGACCACCAAGCTGCTGGCGCTGGCCGATCCGCCCACCGCCCTGTTCGCGGGCAACAACATCGTGGCCATGGGTGTGGTCGCCCAACTGACGCGCGCCGGGCGGAAGGACGTCGCCCTGGTCGCCTTCGACGACCTTCCGCTGGCCGAGGTGCTGGAACCGGCGCTGACCGTCGTGGCGCAGGATCCGGCGGCCATCGGCGAGGCGGCGGCCAGGACCGCCCTCGCCCGCCTGGACGGCGACCGCTCACGGGCCCGTACCGTCACGGTCCCCACGCGTCTGGTCGTCCGCGCGTCCAGCCGGCCGCCACGGCGTGGTCGTACGCCGGCGGAAGCGGGCAGCTGA
- a CDS encoding CBS domain-containing protein — protein MRARDLAETYPFVTTDDSAMDAARLLAERALPALLVLDADGHPYAIVPGSQLVRQLLPHYIVEDPLLAAVVDERSDTDAAERLTGLTAAEWAPRSAFPPPVVGPDARPMEVAALMARTRSPLVAVIERDAAGVRLLGTVTAARLMAHFIGTT, from the coding sequence GTGCGGGCGCGGGATCTTGCCGAGACCTATCCGTTCGTGACCACCGACGACAGCGCTATGGACGCGGCCAGGTTGCTGGCAGAGCGGGCGCTGCCGGCCCTGCTCGTCCTCGATGCCGACGGGCATCCCTACGCCATCGTGCCCGGCTCCCAGCTGGTGCGGCAGCTCCTGCCCCACTACATCGTCGAGGATCCGCTGCTCGCGGCTGTCGTGGACGAGCGGAGCGACACCGATGCGGCCGAGCGGCTGACAGGGCTCACCGCCGCGGAATGGGCGCCCCGGAGCGCTTTCCCGCCGCCGGTCGTAGGACCTGACGCCCGTCCGATGGAGGTCGCCGCGCTGATGGCCCGCACACGCAGCCCGCTGGTCGCGGTGATCGAGCGCGATGCCGCCGGCGTGCGTCTGCTGGGCACGGTCACGGCTGCCCGGCTCATGGCGCACTTCATCGGCACCACCTGA
- a CDS encoding cupin domain-containing protein has product MVEHRILGPDDGELYQPEQACGDRFLINGRDWGGRFALVEHRLPPKVLAAPVHKHTGEDEFSFILEGSVGARFGGEEVVAGPGDLVFKPRDEWHTFWNAGDTPARLLEVISPGGLEELFRWLDRLGREPGQEELEEKIGPYGCEADMAATMTLVAQHGLIF; this is encoded by the coding sequence ATGGTCGAACACCGGATTCTGGGTCCTGACGACGGCGAGCTCTATCAGCCGGAGCAGGCGTGCGGGGACCGCTTTCTGATCAACGGCCGCGACTGGGGCGGTCGCTTCGCACTTGTCGAACACCGCCTGCCCCCGAAGGTGCTGGCGGCGCCCGTGCACAAGCACACCGGAGAGGATGAGTTCAGTTTCATCCTCGAGGGATCGGTCGGTGCGAGGTTCGGGGGCGAGGAGGTCGTCGCCGGGCCAGGTGACCTCGTTTTCAAGCCGCGCGACGAGTGGCACACGTTCTGGAACGCGGGGGACACCCCGGCCCGGTTGCTGGAGGTCATCTCCCCCGGTGGTCTGGAGGAACTGTTCCGGTGGCTCGACCGACTGGGCCGTGAACCGGGTCAGGAGGAACTGGAGGAGAAGATCGGTCCCTACGGTTGCGAGGCGGACATGGCGGCAACCATGACGCTCGTCGCCCAGCACGGTTTGATCTTCTGA
- a CDS encoding DinB family protein, whose product MTSDTRTGPPGFGSERDMLRAFLDYHRATLAMKCEGLSDDELRRRSMPPSTLSLLGLVRHMAEVERAWFRRVFEDIEAPLVWSDEIDFQAAYDASASTREEAFAAWEAEVENSRRIEREADSLDRAGHQPRWGKDVSLRMVMVHVLLEYGRHNGHADFLREGVDGTVGA is encoded by the coding sequence GTGACCAGCGACACCCGCACAGGACCGCCCGGCTTCGGCAGCGAACGCGACATGCTGCGGGCTTTCCTCGACTACCACCGCGCCACCCTCGCGATGAAGTGCGAAGGGCTCAGCGACGACGAGTTGCGTCGGCGGTCGATGCCCCCGTCCACACTGTCGCTGCTCGGTCTGGTGCGGCACATGGCGGAGGTGGAGCGCGCTTGGTTCCGCCGGGTGTTCGAGGACATCGAGGCGCCCCTGGTCTGGTCCGACGAGATCGACTTCCAGGCGGCGTACGACGCGAGCGCGTCGACCAGGGAGGAGGCCTTCGCGGCCTGGGAGGCCGAGGTGGAGAACTCGCGCCGTATCGAGCGGGAGGCGGACTCCCTGGACCGGGCCGGACATCAGCCGCGATGGGGCAAGGACGTCTCGCTGCGGATGGTGATGGTGCACGTGCTCCTGGAGTACGGCCGGCACAACGGCCACGCGGACTTTCTGCGCGAGGGGGTCGACGGGACCGTGGGCGCCTGA
- a CDS encoding SRPBCC domain-containing protein — protein sequence MSEDRIESETLIAAPLERVWSLVAQPGFWVADKAGLPGTVAREGESMVARNSEHGDFPVRVEKVEPPTYLAYRWTSAFPGEELREDNSTLVEFTLTQEGEQTRLHVVESGFAALAGSQELRSQNRKDHSEGWPLELDALKTRAEQPSA from the coding sequence ATGAGCGAGGACCGGATCGAAAGCGAGACCCTCATCGCGGCGCCGCTGGAGCGCGTGTGGTCGCTGGTGGCGCAGCCCGGGTTCTGGGTGGCCGACAAGGCCGGTCTGCCGGGCACCGTGGCCAGGGAAGGCGAGTCGATGGTGGCCAGGAACTCCGAACACGGCGACTTCCCGGTCCGGGTGGAGAAGGTCGAGCCGCCCACGTACCTGGCGTACCGCTGGACCAGCGCGTTCCCCGGAGAGGAACTGCGCGAGGACAACAGCACCCTCGTCGAGTTCACGCTGACCCAGGAAGGCGAGCAGACGCGGCTGCACGTCGTCGAGAGCGGCTTCGCGGCGCTGGCCGGGTCCCAGGAGCTGCGCAGCCAGAACCGGAAGGACCACAGCGAGGGCTGGCCCCTGGAGCTCGACGCACTCAAGACGCGCGCCGAGCAGCCATCCGCGTGA
- a CDS encoding ArsR/SmtB family transcription factor: protein MTDRSRAAGEAVDSVLVALADPTRRQLLELLAAQGEATATTLAEPLPVSRQAVVKHLAVLDAAGLVSATRVGREVRYAVRPTALDATARWMAALAADWDRRLANIKRVAEAAEEAERDSR, encoded by the coding sequence GTGACGGACCGAAGCCGCGCCGCCGGCGAGGCCGTCGACAGCGTGCTCGTCGCGCTGGCCGACCCGACGCGGCGTCAGCTCCTGGAACTGCTGGCCGCGCAGGGCGAGGCCACCGCGACGACGCTCGCCGAGCCGCTTCCCGTCTCACGACAGGCGGTGGTCAAACACCTCGCCGTGCTCGACGCCGCCGGGCTGGTCTCCGCCACCCGGGTGGGGCGCGAGGTGCGGTACGCGGTACGGCCCACGGCCCTGGACGCGACGGCGCGATGGATGGCAGCGCTCGCGGCCGACTGGGACCGGCGGCTGGCGAACATCAAGCGCGTCGCCGAGGCGGCGGAGGAAGCGGAGCGGGATTCGCGCTAG
- a CDS encoding DUF6153 family protein, with translation MSQHTRREVGPFGARACVMLVLAVLLGLVAMHGLAPGTAFASTGTVSATAGTTAPAEAHDDPAGCDCAEGVHRNGVHEGHHDGGGGHVSHADATCAASGTSAAPVLPPLVPSGAWTQPAADHPLASAFEAPLGIHDPPSLSELQLLRI, from the coding sequence ATGAGTCAGCACACCCGTCGCGAGGTCGGGCCCTTCGGGGCGCGCGCCTGCGTGATGCTGGTGCTGGCCGTCCTTCTGGGCCTCGTGGCCATGCACGGCCTGGCGCCCGGTACCGCCTTCGCTTCCACCGGCACGGTGTCGGCCACCGCCGGTACGACGGCCCCCGCCGAGGCGCACGACGACCCGGCCGGGTGCGACTGCGCGGAAGGGGTCCACCGCAACGGCGTCCACGAGGGTCACCACGACGGCGGGGGCGGACACGTCTCGCACGCCGACGCGACGTGCGCCGCGAGCGGCACGAGCGCAGCCCCCGTACTTCCTCCCCTTGTTCCCTCCGGGGCCTGGACACAGCCCGCCGCGGATCACCCCTTGGCGTCCGCCTTCGAGGCGCCCTTGGGCATTCACGACCCGCCGTCACTGAGCGAACTGCAACTCCTGCGCATATAG
- a CDS encoding DUF305 domain-containing protein translates to MTAHRALIRRAAAVAAAATAAVLLAACGGGDDSSSGHSGHAPSAPSASASPQEGEHNAADVSFAQGMIPHHRQAVEMAGLAATRAGSAEVEALAAEIKKAQDPEIRTLSGWLDSWGEDVPEEDEGGEHAGHAMSGMMTPEEMAELEKASGEAFDTAFLEMMIKHHEGAVEMARTEQADGSYRPAKDMAGDIVTSQSAEITRMNELLGKN, encoded by the coding sequence ATGACCGCACACCGTGCCCTGATCCGTCGTGCCGCCGCTGTCGCAGCCGCGGCCACCGCGGCCGTCCTGCTCGCCGCTTGCGGTGGGGGAGACGACAGCTCCTCCGGCCACAGCGGCCACGCGCCCTCGGCGCCCAGCGCCTCGGCTTCCCCTCAGGAGGGCGAGCACAACGCCGCCGACGTGTCCTTCGCGCAGGGGATGATCCCCCACCACCGGCAGGCGGTGGAGATGGCCGGCCTGGCGGCGACCCGCGCCGGTTCCGCCGAGGTCGAGGCGCTGGCCGCCGAGATCAAGAAGGCGCAGGACCCGGAGATCAGGACCCTGTCCGGGTGGCTCGACTCGTGGGGCGAGGACGTTCCCGAGGAGGACGAGGGCGGCGAGCACGCCGGTCACGCCATGTCCGGAATGATGACGCCCGAGGAGATGGCGGAGCTGGAGAAGGCGTCCGGCGAGGCCTTCGACACCGCGTTCCTCGAGATGATGATCAAGCACCATGAAGGTGCCGTCGAGATGGCGAGGACCGAGCAGGCCGACGGCTCGTACCGGCCCGCCAAGGACATGGCCGGCGACATCGTCACCTCCCAGAGCGCCGAGATCACGCGCATGAACGAGCTGCTCGGCAAGAACTGA
- a CDS encoding RNA polymerase sigma-70 factor, with product MSDQPVDPATDTFVAHRNLLFTVAYEMLGSAADAEDVLQETWLRWVKVDLEQVRDQRAYLVRITTRQALNRLRTMKRRKEAYVGPWLPEPLLTAPDVAEDVELAESVSMAMMLVLETLSPTERAVFVLREAFDVGYDEIAAAVDKTPAAVRQIAHRARRHVDARRPRQAVSASETRAALESFRRALETGDPQDLLDVLAPDIVLMSDGGGIKQAALRPIIGAEKVARFMMGGLGKNKLPISVAPTVVNGSPALLVHLDGEIDGVMAISVEDARVTGLYYVRNPEKLNHVASETPLTLR from the coding sequence ATGAGCGACCAGCCCGTTGACCCGGCGACCGACACTTTCGTCGCCCACCGCAACCTGCTCTTCACCGTTGCCTACGAGATGCTCGGATCGGCCGCCGACGCCGAGGACGTCCTCCAGGAGACCTGGCTGCGATGGGTCAAGGTCGACCTGGAGCAGGTCCGTGACCAGCGTGCCTACCTGGTGAGGATCACGACCCGCCAGGCGCTCAACCGGCTGCGCACCATGAAGCGCCGCAAGGAGGCCTACGTCGGCCCCTGGCTGCCCGAGCCGCTGCTCACCGCGCCGGACGTGGCGGAGGACGTCGAACTCGCCGAGAGCGTGTCGATGGCGATGATGCTCGTCCTCGAAACGCTGTCGCCGACCGAGCGCGCCGTCTTCGTGCTGCGCGAGGCCTTCGACGTGGGCTACGACGAGATCGCGGCCGCCGTCGACAAGACCCCCGCCGCCGTCCGCCAGATCGCCCACCGCGCCCGCCGGCACGTCGACGCCCGCCGCCCACGCCAGGCGGTCTCCGCGAGTGAGACCCGGGCGGCCCTGGAGTCCTTCCGGCGCGCGCTCGAAACCGGCGACCCGCAGGACCTCCTCGACGTGCTCGCACCCGACATCGTCCTGATGAGCGACGGCGGCGGCATCAAGCAGGCCGCGCTGCGGCCGATCATCGGCGCCGAGAAGGTGGCCCGCTTCATGATGGGTGGTCTCGGCAAGAACAAACTCCCGATCAGCGTCGCGCCGACCGTCGTCAACGGCAGCCCGGCGCTCCTCGTCCACCTGGACGGCGAGATCGACGGCGTCATGGCGATCAGTGTCGAGGACGCCCGGGTCACCGGCCTCTACTACGTCCGCAACCCGGAAAAGCTGAACCACGTGGCATCAGAGACCCCGCTCACGCTGCGTTGA
- a CDS encoding TetR/AcrR family transcriptional regulator, translating to MPKLWNETVEEHRRAVRDAILDATARLIASDGLRAVTMSQVATETGIGRATLYKYFPDVEAVLLAWHERQVHAHVDHLAKVRDREGTPVERLRAVLEAYASIAHERHGDELAGLLHRGEHVARAHGHLHGIIRDLLDEGARGGAIRRDVATDELASYCLHALTAAGGLRGKAAVRRLVAVTLTGLRPEDSAGRSAPVE from the coding sequence GTGCCCAAGCTGTGGAACGAGACGGTCGAGGAACACCGCCGTGCGGTGCGTGACGCGATCCTGGACGCGACCGCGCGACTGATCGCCTCGGACGGGCTGCGGGCGGTGACGATGTCGCAGGTCGCCACGGAGACCGGCATCGGCCGGGCGACGCTCTACAAGTACTTCCCCGACGTCGAAGCGGTTCTGCTGGCGTGGCACGAACGTCAGGTGCACGCGCACGTGGACCACTTGGCGAAGGTCCGGGACCGGGAAGGCACTCCGGTCGAACGGCTGCGAGCGGTGCTGGAGGCGTACGCGTCGATCGCGCACGAGCGTCACGGTGACGAACTGGCGGGCCTGCTGCACCGCGGCGAGCACGTCGCCCGGGCCCACGGGCATCTGCACGGCATCATCCGCGACCTGCTCGACGAAGGAGCTCGCGGCGGCGCGATCCGCCGCGACGTGGCAACGGACGAGCTGGCGAGCTACTGCCTCCACGCGCTCACGGCGGCCGGCGGGCTGCGGGGCAAGGCCGCGGTCCGCCGCCTCGTCGCGGTCACCCTGACGGGACTGCGCCCGGAGGACTCCGCGGGCCGGAGCGCCCCTGTCGAGTGA
- a CDS encoding class I SAM-dependent methyltransferase, with protein MQEHDPTPADDQRRHWQETYAAHPAMYGDQPSAAAVHALDRFRAAGARQVLELGAGHGRDTLFFARAGLTVIATDFSRTGIDQLRTAADGAGLTGLVSAAVHDVRRPLPLGDGSVDAVFAHMLLCMALSTDEIHAAVAEVRRVLRPGGVFVYTVRHTGDAHYGRGTAHGDDIYEHGGFGVHFFPRRLVDALAEGWQLEEVQSFEEGELPRRLWRVTQVRPA; from the coding sequence ATGCAGGAGCACGACCCGACGCCGGCCGATGACCAGCGCCGGCACTGGCAGGAGACGTACGCCGCCCATCCCGCGATGTACGGGGACCAGCCGTCGGCCGCGGCCGTCCACGCGCTGGACCGCTTCCGTGCCGCGGGCGCCCGCCAGGTGCTCGAGCTGGGCGCGGGCCACGGCCGGGACACCCTCTTCTTCGCCAGGGCCGGCCTCACGGTCATCGCCACCGACTTCAGCCGCACCGGTATCGATCAGCTGCGCACCGCCGCGGACGGGGCGGGCCTGACGGGCCTGGTGAGTGCCGCCGTCCATGACGTGCGCCGACCGCTGCCGCTCGGCGACGGGTCGGTGGACGCGGTCTTCGCGCACATGCTGCTGTGCATGGCTCTGTCGACCGACGAGATCCACGCCGCCGTCGCCGAGGTGCGCCGGGTGCTGCGGCCCGGCGGCGTTTTCGTCTACACCGTCCGCCACACCGGCGACGCGCACTACGGCCGGGGAACCGCCCACGGCGACGACATCTACGAACACGGCGGCTTCGGCGTGCACTTCTTCCCGCGCCGCCTCGTCGACGCGCTGGCCGAGGGCTGGCAGCTCGAGGAGGTCCAGTCGTTCGAAGAAGGAGAACTGCCCCGGCGCCTGTGGCGCGTCACCCAGGTCCGACCCGCCTGA
- a CDS encoding arsenate reductase ArsC has translation MSSAPLASVLFVCVHNAGRSQMAAGFLHHLAGDRIEVRSAGSVPGDQVNPAAVEAMKEVGIDISAATPKILTTEAVQASDYVITMGCGDACPIFPGKKYLDWALEDPAGKGVESVRPIRDEIRTRIEALIAEIDAQRG, from the coding sequence ATGTCCTCCGCCCCGCTCGCCTCCGTGCTGTTCGTCTGCGTCCACAACGCGGGCCGCTCCCAGATGGCCGCCGGCTTCCTCCACCACCTCGCGGGCGACAGGATCGAGGTCCGCTCGGCCGGCTCCGTCCCCGGCGACCAGGTCAACCCCGCCGCCGTCGAGGCCATGAAGGAAGTCGGCATCGACATCTCCGCCGCCACCCCGAAGATCCTCACCACCGAGGCCGTCCAGGCGTCCGACTACGTCATCACCATGGGCTGCGGCGACGCCTGCCCGATCTTCCCGGGCAAGAAGTACCTCGACTGGGCCCTCGAAGACCCCGCCGGCAAGGGCGTGGAGTCCGTCCGCCCCATCCGCGACGAGATCAGGACCCGCATCGAGGCCCTCATCGCCGAGATCGACGCCCAGCGGGGGTGA
- a CDS encoding ArsR/SmtB family transcription factor: MMTSVDTDLLRVLADPLRLRIVTLLARETLCTTHLVEETGARQTNLSNHLKVLREAGVVETEPCGRFTYYKLRPDVIAQLAGQFADLAESARSATDNKRACP, translated from the coding sequence ATGATGACGTCAGTCGACACTGATCTCCTACGGGTACTGGCCGACCCGCTCAGGCTCCGGATCGTGACCCTGCTCGCCCGCGAGACCTTGTGCACCACCCACCTCGTGGAGGAGACGGGTGCCCGCCAGACCAACCTCTCCAACCACCTGAAGGTGCTGCGCGAGGCCGGGGTCGTGGAGACCGAGCCGTGCGGCCGCTTCACCTACTACAAGCTCCGTCCGGACGTCATCGCCCAGCTCGCCGGCCAGTTCGCCGACCTGGCCGAGTCCGCCCGTTCCGCCACCGACAACAAGAGGGCCTGTCCGTGA